One genomic segment of Polyodon spathula isolate WHYD16114869_AA chromosome 17, ASM1765450v1, whole genome shotgun sequence includes these proteins:
- the LOC121329809 gene encoding liprin-alpha-1-like isoform X14: MMCEVMPTISEAEIPSGGGGGGGSGSPLQSDADGHFESLMVSMLEERDRLLDTLRETQDTLGLTQGKLHEVSYERDSLQRQLNTALPQEFAALTKELNICREHLLEREEEISELKAERNNTRLLLEHLECLVSRHERSLRMTVVKRQAQSPAGVSSEVEVLKALKSLFEHHKALDEKVRERLRVALERCSALEEQLACSHKELAILREQNSQKKALINNGIVEMNHDSENVPSTNGKRSSDGSLNHEEDLAKVMELQEIIDRQTKDLGQMKERLAALSSRVTELEEDLDTARKDLIKSEEMNTKYQRDVREVMAQKEDMEERITTLEKRYLAAQRESTSVHEFNDKLENEIANKESMFRQSEEKNRQVQERLELAEQKLKQTLRKAESLPEVEAELAQRVAALTKRDSAVSGDSILKESKLLELASIRRKAEERHGNIEERLRQMEAHLEEKNQELQRARQREKMNEEHNKRLSETVDKLLSESNERLQLHLKEKMSALEDKNALIHDLENTKKQIEDAHHEKEQLLIEIETMRAENEQARLRSTSSLHHGRAHLGSTPDFRYPVSTSSMMDSHTDQFNTSVLRRPLKGRMAALRDEPSKHVQTLNEQEWERVQQANVLANVAQAFESDVDVSDIEDDRETVFSSVDLLSPSGQADAQTLAVMLQEQLDAINNEIRMIQEEKETTVQRAEEIENRVGSGSLENLCSKFRSMNSIPPSFTGSSLAGSSPPGSGHSTPRRVPRSSAREVDRQGSMTLSPVSQDDKATIKCETSPPSTPRSMRFHKGPTHAASHEDIRDIRSSTGSQDGQGSNPSSSNSSQDSLNKAPKKKSIKSSIGRLFGKKEKGRPGPPGKEAMGQSGTPEGDTSPQDALGLSKLGGQVEKNRKLQKNANSGHELLEEARRQGLPFSHWDGPTVVVWLELWVGMPAWYVAACRANVKSGAIMSALSDTEIQREIGISNPLHRLKLRLAIQEIMSLTSPSAPPTSRTSTGNVWLTHEEMENLAASPQTEDEEGSWAQTLAYGDMNHEWIGNEWLPSLGLPQYRSYFMECLVDARMLDHLTKKDLRGQLKMVDSFHRNSFQCGIMCLRRLNYDRQELERKREECQVKVKDVLVWSNDRVVHWVQSIGLKEYANNLVESGVHGALLGLDETFDHNALALLLQIPTQNTQARAVLEREYNNLLALGTERRLDEDDDKNFRRAPSWRKKFRPKDIRGMSPGSAETLPANFRVTTAMSSPSMQPKKMQVDGNITGAQRMDSATVRTYSC; encoded by the exons gagtTTGCTGCACTTACTAAGGAACTTAATATATGCAGAGAGCACCTTCTTGAACGAGAAGAAGAAATTTCTGAATTAAAGGCTGAACGAAATAACACACGG ctgcttttAGAACACTTGGAATGCCTTGTATCGAGGCACGAGCGCTCTCTCAGAATGACAGTAGTGAAGAGACAAGCACAGTCTCCAGCAGGGGTATCCAGTGAAGTGGAAGTCCTTAAAGCACTGAAGTCTTTATTCGAGCACCACAAAGCTTTAGATGAAAAG GTAAGGGAACGGTTACGAGTTGCGTTGGAAAGATGCAGTGCATTGGAAGAACAGCTAGCCTGTTCTCATAAAGAG CTGGCTATTTTGAGAGAGCAGAATAGCCAAAAGAAAGCTTTGATTAACAATGGGATAGTGGAAATGAACCACGACTCGGAAAACGTACCGAGCACAAACGGAAAG AGGTCATCAGATGGGTCTCTTAATCATGAAGAAGATCTGGCAAAAGTTATGGAGCTTCAGGAGATCATCGACAGACAGACCAAGGATCTGGGTCAGATGAAGGAGCGATTAGCTGCTCTTTCAAGCCGAGTAACTGAATTGGAAGAAGATCTTGATACGGCCCGCAAAGATCTCATCAAGTCTGAGGAAATGAACACTAAGTATCAGAGAGACGTTCGGGAG GTCATGGCCCAAAAGGAGGATATGGAAGAGAGAATAACAACCCTCGAAAAACGCTACCTCGCTGCACAACGTGAATCTACATCTGTACATGAATTCAATGATAAACttgaaaatgaaattgcaaaCAAAGAATCAATGTTTAGACAG AGTGAGGAGAAGAACCGGCAGGTACAGGAGAGGTTGGAACTGGCTGAACAGAAGTTAAAGCAAACACTAAGGAAAGCAGAGTCCCTTCCAGAGGTGGAAGCAGAGCTAGCACAGAGAGTGGCAGCACTTACCAAG CGTGACTCTGCTGTGTCTGGCGACTCCATCCTTAAGGAATCTAAGTTGCTGGAACTTGCCTCAATACGCAGGAAG GCTGAAGAGAGACATGGAAATATCGAGGAGCGCTTACGGCAGATGGAAGCACATCTGGAGGAGAAGAACCAAGAACTACAGAGA gctcGACAGAGGGAGAAGATGAATGAAGAACACAATAAACGATTGTCGGAGACGGTGGACAAATTGCTTTCTGAGTCAAATGAAAGATTGCAGCTTCATCTGAAGGAGAAGATGTCTGCTTTAGAAGataag aatgctctcattcatgATCTGGAGAACACCAAAAAACAAATTGAAGATGCACATCATGAGAAG GAACAACTTCTAATTGAAATAGAAACTATGAGGGCTGAAAATGAGCAGGCAAGGTTGAGAAGCACTTCTTCACTGCATCATGG ccgCGCCCATCTGGGCAGCACCCCTGATTTCAGGTATCCTGTATCGACTTCCTCTATGATGGACAGTCATACAGACCAATTCAACACATCAGTGTTGCGACGCCCGCTAAAAGGCCGTATGGCAGCCCTTCGAGACGAGCCTTCAAAG CAT GTGCAGACGCTAAACGAGCAGGAGTGGGAGAGAGTGCAGCAAGCCAACGTCTTGGCTAACGTGGCCCAGGCATTTGAGAGTGATGTGGATGTGTCTGACATAGAGGACGACAGAGAGACTGTTTTCAGTTCTGTTGATCTGCTGTCCCCGAGTGGTCAGGCTGATGCCCAGACTCTGGCTGTGATGCTTCAGGAGCAATTAGATGCCATCAACAATGAAATTAG GATGATTCAGGAAGAGAAGGAGACGACAGTCCAGCGGGCTGAGGAGATTGAAAACCGGGTGGGAAGTGGGAGTTTGGAAAATCTTTGCAGCAAATTCAGATCCATGAACTCCATTCCTCCCTCTTTCACTGGCTCCTCCCTGGCGGGTTCCTCCCCCCCCGGCAGCGGGCACTCTACCCCTCGCCGCGTACCGCGCAGTTCTGCCCGTGAGGTCGACCGACAAGGTAGCATGACTTTG TCCCCAGTATCACAAGAtgacaaagctacaataaaatgTGAGACCTCTCCTCCATCAACACCCAGGTCTATGCGTTTCCACAAGGGACCCACCCACGCAGCTAGCCATGAAGATATCAGGGATATAAGAAG TTCCACCGGTTCCCAGGACGGCCAAGGCAGTAACCctagcagcagcaacagcagccaaGATTCTCTTAACAAAGCCCCCAAAAAGAAGAGCATCAAATCTTCCATTGGCCGACTGTTTGGCAAAAAAGAGAAGGGTCGGCCTGGACCGCCTGGCAAAGAAGCTATGGGCCAAT CAGGTACTCCAGAAGGGGATACTTCTCCTCAAGATGCCTTAGGACTTAGTAAACTGGGAGGACAAgtggaaaaaaatagaaaattacagaaaaa TGCAAATTCAGG ACATGAGCTACTAGAGGAGGCTCGCAGGCAAGGTTTACCATTTTCACACTGGGATGGTCCAACTGTAGTTGTGTGGTTGGAG CTCTGGGTTGGAATGCCAGCCTGGTACGTGGCAGCTTGCAGAGCCAATGTGAAAAGCGGTGCTATTATGTCGGCTTTGTCTGACACTGAAATACAGCGGGAGATTGGAATTAGCAATCCTTTACACAGGTTAAAGCTACGTCTGGCTATTCAGGAGATCATGTCTTTAACAAGCCCGTCTGCACCACCAACCTCCAGAACG TCCACTGGGAATGTGTGGCTTACGCACGAAGAAATGGAAAACCTTGCTGCCTCACCCCAAACG GAGGATGAGGAGGGCAGCTGGGCCCAG ACACTGGCCTATGGTGATATGAACCACGAGTGGATTGGTAATGAATGGCTTCCAAGTTTGGGGCTGCCTCAGTATCGAAGCTACTTCATGGAGTGCCTTGTTGATGCTCGAATGCTGGACCATTTGACAAAGAAGGACTTACGGGGGCAACTTAAAATGGTTGATAGTTTTCACCG AAACAGTTTCCAGTGCGGTATAATGTGTCTACGAAGGCTGAATTATGATAGACAAGAACTTGAAAGGAAAAGAGAAGAATGCCAAGTTAAAGTTAAAG ATGTTTTAGTATGGAGCAATGACAGAGTGGTTCACTGGGTGCAGTCCATCGGTCTCAAGGAATATGCAAATAACCTGGTAGAAAGTGGAGTCCACGGAGCGCTTCTTGGCTTAGATGAAACTTTTGATCACAATGCATTAGCGCTTTTATTACAGATACCGACCCAAAATACGCag GCAAGGGCCGTTCTAGAAAGAGAATATAATAATCTTCTTGCTCTGGGTACTGAAAGAAGACTTGATGAG GATGATGATAAGAACTTCAGGAGAGCTCCCTCCTGGAGGAAGAAGTTTCGACCAAAAGACATTCGGGGGATGAGTCCTGGGTCAGCAGAAACTCTTCCTGCAAACTTTAGGGTTACCACCGCAATGTCTTCACCTTCTATGCAGCCAAAGAAAATGCAGGTGGATG GCAACATAACAGGAGCGCAAAGAATGGATTCTGCGACAGTAAGGACCTACTCATGTTAA
- the LOC121329809 gene encoding liprin-alpha-1-like isoform X9, whose translation MMCEVMPTISEAEIPSGGGGGGGSGSPLQSDADGHFESLMVSMLEERDRLLDTLRETQDTLGLTQGKLHEVSYERDSLQRQLNTALPQEFAALTKELNICREHLLEREEEISELKAERNNTRLLLEHLECLVSRHERSLRMTVVKRQAQSPAGVSSEVEVLKALKSLFEHHKALDEKVRERLRVALERCSALEEQLACSHKELAILREQNSQKKALINNGIVEMNHDSENVPSTNGKRSSDGSLNHEEDLAKVMELQEIIDRQTKDLGQMKERLAALSSRVTELEEDLDTARKDLIKSEEMNTKYQRDVREVMAQKEDMEERITTLEKRYLAAQRESTSVHEFNDKLENEIANKESMFRQSEEKNRQVQERLELAEQKLKQTLRKAESLPEVEAELAQRVAALTKRDSAVSGDSILKESKLLELASIRRKAEERHGNIEERLRQMEAHLEEKNQELQRARQREKMNEEHNKRLSETVDKLLSESNERLQLHLKEKMSALEDKNALIHDLENTKKQIEDAHHEKEQLLIEIETMRAENEQARLRSTSSLHHGRAHLGSTPDFRYPVSTSSMMDSHTDQFNTSVLRRPLKGRMAALRDEPSKHVQTLNEQEWERVQQANVLANVAQAFESDVDVSDIEDDRETVFSSVDLLSPSGQADAQTLAVMLQEQLDAINNEIRMIQEEKETTVQRAEEIENRVGSGSLENLCSKFRSMNSIPPSFTGSSLAGSSPPGSGHSTPRRVPRSSAREVDRQGSMTLPSDLRKHRRKSPVSQDDKATIKCETSPPSTPRSMRFHKGPTHAASHEDIRDIRSSTGSQDGQGSNPSSSNSSQDSLNKAPKKKSIKSSIGRLFGKKEKGRPGPPGKEAMGQSGTPEGDTSPQDALGLSKLGGQVEKNRKLQKNANSGHELLEEARRQGLPFSHWDGPTVVVWLELWVGMPAWYVAACRANVKSGAIMSALSDTEIQREIGISNPLHRLKLRLAIQEIMSLTSPSAPPTSRTSTGNVWLTHEEMENLAASPQTEDEEGSWAQTLAYGDMNHEWIGNEWLPSLGLPQYRSYFMECLVDARMLDHLTKKDLRGQLKMVDSFHRNSFQCGIMCLRRLNYDRQELERKREECQVKVKDVLVWSNDRVVHWVQSIGLKEYANNLVESGVHGALLGLDETFDHNALALLLQIPTQNTQARAVLEREYNNLLALGTERRLDEDDDKNFRRAPSWRKKFRPKDIRGMSPGSAETLPANFRVTTAMSSPSMQPKKMQVDGNITGAQRMDSATVRTYSC comes from the exons gagtTTGCTGCACTTACTAAGGAACTTAATATATGCAGAGAGCACCTTCTTGAACGAGAAGAAGAAATTTCTGAATTAAAGGCTGAACGAAATAACACACGG ctgcttttAGAACACTTGGAATGCCTTGTATCGAGGCACGAGCGCTCTCTCAGAATGACAGTAGTGAAGAGACAAGCACAGTCTCCAGCAGGGGTATCCAGTGAAGTGGAAGTCCTTAAAGCACTGAAGTCTTTATTCGAGCACCACAAAGCTTTAGATGAAAAG GTAAGGGAACGGTTACGAGTTGCGTTGGAAAGATGCAGTGCATTGGAAGAACAGCTAGCCTGTTCTCATAAAGAG CTGGCTATTTTGAGAGAGCAGAATAGCCAAAAGAAAGCTTTGATTAACAATGGGATAGTGGAAATGAACCACGACTCGGAAAACGTACCGAGCACAAACGGAAAG AGGTCATCAGATGGGTCTCTTAATCATGAAGAAGATCTGGCAAAAGTTATGGAGCTTCAGGAGATCATCGACAGACAGACCAAGGATCTGGGTCAGATGAAGGAGCGATTAGCTGCTCTTTCAAGCCGAGTAACTGAATTGGAAGAAGATCTTGATACGGCCCGCAAAGATCTCATCAAGTCTGAGGAAATGAACACTAAGTATCAGAGAGACGTTCGGGAG GTCATGGCCCAAAAGGAGGATATGGAAGAGAGAATAACAACCCTCGAAAAACGCTACCTCGCTGCACAACGTGAATCTACATCTGTACATGAATTCAATGATAAACttgaaaatgaaattgcaaaCAAAGAATCAATGTTTAGACAG AGTGAGGAGAAGAACCGGCAGGTACAGGAGAGGTTGGAACTGGCTGAACAGAAGTTAAAGCAAACACTAAGGAAAGCAGAGTCCCTTCCAGAGGTGGAAGCAGAGCTAGCACAGAGAGTGGCAGCACTTACCAAG CGTGACTCTGCTGTGTCTGGCGACTCCATCCTTAAGGAATCTAAGTTGCTGGAACTTGCCTCAATACGCAGGAAG GCTGAAGAGAGACATGGAAATATCGAGGAGCGCTTACGGCAGATGGAAGCACATCTGGAGGAGAAGAACCAAGAACTACAGAGA gctcGACAGAGGGAGAAGATGAATGAAGAACACAATAAACGATTGTCGGAGACGGTGGACAAATTGCTTTCTGAGTCAAATGAAAGATTGCAGCTTCATCTGAAGGAGAAGATGTCTGCTTTAGAAGataag aatgctctcattcatgATCTGGAGAACACCAAAAAACAAATTGAAGATGCACATCATGAGAAG GAACAACTTCTAATTGAAATAGAAACTATGAGGGCTGAAAATGAGCAGGCAAGGTTGAGAAGCACTTCTTCACTGCATCATGG ccgCGCCCATCTGGGCAGCACCCCTGATTTCAGGTATCCTGTATCGACTTCCTCTATGATGGACAGTCATACAGACCAATTCAACACATCAGTGTTGCGACGCCCGCTAAAAGGCCGTATGGCAGCCCTTCGAGACGAGCCTTCAAAG CAT GTGCAGACGCTAAACGAGCAGGAGTGGGAGAGAGTGCAGCAAGCCAACGTCTTGGCTAACGTGGCCCAGGCATTTGAGAGTGATGTGGATGTGTCTGACATAGAGGACGACAGAGAGACTGTTTTCAGTTCTGTTGATCTGCTGTCCCCGAGTGGTCAGGCTGATGCCCAGACTCTGGCTGTGATGCTTCAGGAGCAATTAGATGCCATCAACAATGAAATTAG GATGATTCAGGAAGAGAAGGAGACGACAGTCCAGCGGGCTGAGGAGATTGAAAACCGGGTGGGAAGTGGGAGTTTGGAAAATCTTTGCAGCAAATTCAGATCCATGAACTCCATTCCTCCCTCTTTCACTGGCTCCTCCCTGGCGGGTTCCTCCCCCCCCGGCAGCGGGCACTCTACCCCTCGCCGCGTACCGCGCAGTTCTGCCCGTGAGGTCGACCGACAAGGTAGCATGACTTTG CCTAGTGATTTAAGGAAGCACCGTAGGAAG TCCCCAGTATCACAAGAtgacaaagctacaataaaatgTGAGACCTCTCCTCCATCAACACCCAGGTCTATGCGTTTCCACAAGGGACCCACCCACGCAGCTAGCCATGAAGATATCAGGGATATAAGAAG TTCCACCGGTTCCCAGGACGGCCAAGGCAGTAACCctagcagcagcaacagcagccaaGATTCTCTTAACAAAGCCCCCAAAAAGAAGAGCATCAAATCTTCCATTGGCCGACTGTTTGGCAAAAAAGAGAAGGGTCGGCCTGGACCGCCTGGCAAAGAAGCTATGGGCCAAT CAGGTACTCCAGAAGGGGATACTTCTCCTCAAGATGCCTTAGGACTTAGTAAACTGGGAGGACAAgtggaaaaaaatagaaaattacagaaaaa TGCAAATTCAGG ACATGAGCTACTAGAGGAGGCTCGCAGGCAAGGTTTACCATTTTCACACTGGGATGGTCCAACTGTAGTTGTGTGGTTGGAG CTCTGGGTTGGAATGCCAGCCTGGTACGTGGCAGCTTGCAGAGCCAATGTGAAAAGCGGTGCTATTATGTCGGCTTTGTCTGACACTGAAATACAGCGGGAGATTGGAATTAGCAATCCTTTACACAGGTTAAAGCTACGTCTGGCTATTCAGGAGATCATGTCTTTAACAAGCCCGTCTGCACCACCAACCTCCAGAACG TCCACTGGGAATGTGTGGCTTACGCACGAAGAAATGGAAAACCTTGCTGCCTCACCCCAAACG GAGGATGAGGAGGGCAGCTGGGCCCAG ACACTGGCCTATGGTGATATGAACCACGAGTGGATTGGTAATGAATGGCTTCCAAGTTTGGGGCTGCCTCAGTATCGAAGCTACTTCATGGAGTGCCTTGTTGATGCTCGAATGCTGGACCATTTGACAAAGAAGGACTTACGGGGGCAACTTAAAATGGTTGATAGTTTTCACCG AAACAGTTTCCAGTGCGGTATAATGTGTCTACGAAGGCTGAATTATGATAGACAAGAACTTGAAAGGAAAAGAGAAGAATGCCAAGTTAAAGTTAAAG ATGTTTTAGTATGGAGCAATGACAGAGTGGTTCACTGGGTGCAGTCCATCGGTCTCAAGGAATATGCAAATAACCTGGTAGAAAGTGGAGTCCACGGAGCGCTTCTTGGCTTAGATGAAACTTTTGATCACAATGCATTAGCGCTTTTATTACAGATACCGACCCAAAATACGCag GCAAGGGCCGTTCTAGAAAGAGAATATAATAATCTTCTTGCTCTGGGTACTGAAAGAAGACTTGATGAG GATGATGATAAGAACTTCAGGAGAGCTCCCTCCTGGAGGAAGAAGTTTCGACCAAAAGACATTCGGGGGATGAGTCCTGGGTCAGCAGAAACTCTTCCTGCAAACTTTAGGGTTACCACCGCAATGTCTTCACCTTCTATGCAGCCAAAGAAAATGCAGGTGGATG GCAACATAACAGGAGCGCAAAGAATGGATTCTGCGACAGTAAGGACCTACTCATGTTAA
- the LOC121329809 gene encoding liprin-alpha-1-like isoform X3: MMCEVMPTISEAEIPSGGGGGGGSGSPLQSDADGHFESLMVSMLEERDRLLDTLRETQDTLGLTQGKLHEVSYERDSLQRQLNTALPQEFAALTKELNICREHLLEREEEISELKAERNNTRLLLEHLECLVSRHERSLRMTVVKRQAQSPAGVSSEVEVLKALKSLFEHHKALDEKVRERLRVALERCSALEEQLACSHKELAILREQNSQKKALINNGIVEMNHDSENVPSTNGKRSSDGSLNHEEDLAKVMELQEIIDRQTKDLGQMKERLAALSSRVTELEEDLDTARKDLIKSEEMNTKYQRDVREVMAQKEDMEERITTLEKRYLAAQRESTSVHEFNDKLENEIANKESMFRQSEEKNRQVQERLELAEQKLKQTLRKAESLPEVEAELAQRVAALTKRDSAVSGDSILKESKLLELASIRRKAEERHGNIEERLRQMEAHLEEKNQELQRARQREKMNEEHNKRLSETVDKLLSESNERLQLHLKEKMSALEDKNALIHDLENTKKQIEDAHHEKEQLLIEIETMRAENEQARLRSTSSLHHGRAHLGSTPDFRYPVSTSSMMDSHTDQFNTSVLRRPLKGRMAALRDEPSKHVQTLNEQEWERVQQANVLANVAQAFESDVDVSDIEDDRETVFSSVDLLSPSGQADAQTLAVMLQEQLDAINNEIRMIQEEKETTVQRAEEIENRVGSGSLENLCSKFRSMNSIPPSFTGSSLAGSSPPGSGHSTPRRVPRSSAREVDRQGSMTLPSSYNRFVIQTSIPHQTVVYPSNTSPNLTPSYNDSSCSSQSPVSQDDKATIKCETSPPSTPRSMRFHKGPTHAASHEDIRDIRSSTGSQDGQGSNPSSSNSSQDSLNKAPKKKSIKSSIGRLFGKKEKGRPGPPGKEAMGQCTPEGDTSPQDALGLSKLGGQVEKNRKLQKNANSGHELLEEARRQGLPFSHWDGPTVVVWLELWVGMPAWYVAACRANVKSGAIMSALSDTEIQREIGISNPLHRLKLRLAIQEIMSLTSPSAPPTSRTSTGNVWLTHEEMENLAASPQTEDEEGSWAQTLAYGDMNHEWIGNEWLPSLGLPQYRSYFMECLVDARMLDHLTKKDLRGQLKMVDSFHRNSFQCGIMCLRRLNYDRQELERKREECQVKVKDVLVWSNDRVVHWVQSIGLKEYANNLVESGVHGALLGLDETFDHNALALLLQIPTQNTQARAVLEREYNNLLALGTERRLDEDDDKNFRRAPSWRKKFRPKDIRGMSPGSAETLPANFRVTTAMSSPSMQPKKMQVDGNITGAQRMDSATVRTYSC; encoded by the exons gagtTTGCTGCACTTACTAAGGAACTTAATATATGCAGAGAGCACCTTCTTGAACGAGAAGAAGAAATTTCTGAATTAAAGGCTGAACGAAATAACACACGG ctgcttttAGAACACTTGGAATGCCTTGTATCGAGGCACGAGCGCTCTCTCAGAATGACAGTAGTGAAGAGACAAGCACAGTCTCCAGCAGGGGTATCCAGTGAAGTGGAAGTCCTTAAAGCACTGAAGTCTTTATTCGAGCACCACAAAGCTTTAGATGAAAAG GTAAGGGAACGGTTACGAGTTGCGTTGGAAAGATGCAGTGCATTGGAAGAACAGCTAGCCTGTTCTCATAAAGAG CTGGCTATTTTGAGAGAGCAGAATAGCCAAAAGAAAGCTTTGATTAACAATGGGATAGTGGAAATGAACCACGACTCGGAAAACGTACCGAGCACAAACGGAAAG AGGTCATCAGATGGGTCTCTTAATCATGAAGAAGATCTGGCAAAAGTTATGGAGCTTCAGGAGATCATCGACAGACAGACCAAGGATCTGGGTCAGATGAAGGAGCGATTAGCTGCTCTTTCAAGCCGAGTAACTGAATTGGAAGAAGATCTTGATACGGCCCGCAAAGATCTCATCAAGTCTGAGGAAATGAACACTAAGTATCAGAGAGACGTTCGGGAG GTCATGGCCCAAAAGGAGGATATGGAAGAGAGAATAACAACCCTCGAAAAACGCTACCTCGCTGCACAACGTGAATCTACATCTGTACATGAATTCAATGATAAACttgaaaatgaaattgcaaaCAAAGAATCAATGTTTAGACAG AGTGAGGAGAAGAACCGGCAGGTACAGGAGAGGTTGGAACTGGCTGAACAGAAGTTAAAGCAAACACTAAGGAAAGCAGAGTCCCTTCCAGAGGTGGAAGCAGAGCTAGCACAGAGAGTGGCAGCACTTACCAAG CGTGACTCTGCTGTGTCTGGCGACTCCATCCTTAAGGAATCTAAGTTGCTGGAACTTGCCTCAATACGCAGGAAG GCTGAAGAGAGACATGGAAATATCGAGGAGCGCTTACGGCAGATGGAAGCACATCTGGAGGAGAAGAACCAAGAACTACAGAGA gctcGACAGAGGGAGAAGATGAATGAAGAACACAATAAACGATTGTCGGAGACGGTGGACAAATTGCTTTCTGAGTCAAATGAAAGATTGCAGCTTCATCTGAAGGAGAAGATGTCTGCTTTAGAAGataag aatgctctcattcatgATCTGGAGAACACCAAAAAACAAATTGAAGATGCACATCATGAGAAG GAACAACTTCTAATTGAAATAGAAACTATGAGGGCTGAAAATGAGCAGGCAAGGTTGAGAAGCACTTCTTCACTGCATCATGG ccgCGCCCATCTGGGCAGCACCCCTGATTTCAGGTATCCTGTATCGACTTCCTCTATGATGGACAGTCATACAGACCAATTCAACACATCAGTGTTGCGACGCCCGCTAAAAGGCCGTATGGCAGCCCTTCGAGACGAGCCTTCAAAG CAT GTGCAGACGCTAAACGAGCAGGAGTGGGAGAGAGTGCAGCAAGCCAACGTCTTGGCTAACGTGGCCCAGGCATTTGAGAGTGATGTGGATGTGTCTGACATAGAGGACGACAGAGAGACTGTTTTCAGTTCTGTTGATCTGCTGTCCCCGAGTGGTCAGGCTGATGCCCAGACTCTGGCTGTGATGCTTCAGGAGCAATTAGATGCCATCAACAATGAAATTAG GATGATTCAGGAAGAGAAGGAGACGACAGTCCAGCGGGCTGAGGAGATTGAAAACCGGGTGGGAAGTGGGAGTTTGGAAAATCTTTGCAGCAAATTCAGATCCATGAACTCCATTCCTCCCTCTTTCACTGGCTCCTCCCTGGCGGGTTCCTCCCCCCCCGGCAGCGGGCACTCTACCCCTCGCCGCGTACCGCGCAGTTCTGCCCGTGAGGTCGACCGACAAGGTAGCATGACTTTG cccTCGTCCTACAATAGATTTGTAATCCAGACCTCAATTCCCCATCAGACTGTAGTTTATCCATCCAACACTTCTCCTAATTTGACCCCATCATATAATGATTCATCATGCAGCTCTCAG TCCCCAGTATCACAAGAtgacaaagctacaataaaatgTGAGACCTCTCCTCCATCAACACCCAGGTCTATGCGTTTCCACAAGGGACCCACCCACGCAGCTAGCCATGAAGATATCAGGGATATAAGAAG TTCCACCGGTTCCCAGGACGGCCAAGGCAGTAACCctagcagcagcaacagcagccaaGATTCTCTTAACAAAGCCCCCAAAAAGAAGAGCATCAAATCTTCCATTGGCCGACTGTTTGGCAAAAAAGAGAAGGGTCGGCCTGGACCGCCTGGCAAAGAAGCTATGGGCCAAT GTACTCCAGAAGGGGATACTTCTCCTCAAGATGCCTTAGGACTTAGTAAACTGGGAGGACAAgtggaaaaaaatagaaaattacagaaaaa TGCAAATTCAGG ACATGAGCTACTAGAGGAGGCTCGCAGGCAAGGTTTACCATTTTCACACTGGGATGGTCCAACTGTAGTTGTGTGGTTGGAG CTCTGGGTTGGAATGCCAGCCTGGTACGTGGCAGCTTGCAGAGCCAATGTGAAAAGCGGTGCTATTATGTCGGCTTTGTCTGACACTGAAATACAGCGGGAGATTGGAATTAGCAATCCTTTACACAGGTTAAAGCTACGTCTGGCTATTCAGGAGATCATGTCTTTAACAAGCCCGTCTGCACCACCAACCTCCAGAACG TCCACTGGGAATGTGTGGCTTACGCACGAAGAAATGGAAAACCTTGCTGCCTCACCCCAAACG GAGGATGAGGAGGGCAGCTGGGCCCAG ACACTGGCCTATGGTGATATGAACCACGAGTGGATTGGTAATGAATGGCTTCCAAGTTTGGGGCTGCCTCAGTATCGAAGCTACTTCATGGAGTGCCTTGTTGATGCTCGAATGCTGGACCATTTGACAAAGAAGGACTTACGGGGGCAACTTAAAATGGTTGATAGTTTTCACCG AAACAGTTTCCAGTGCGGTATAATGTGTCTACGAAGGCTGAATTATGATAGACAAGAACTTGAAAGGAAAAGAGAAGAATGCCAAGTTAAAGTTAAAG ATGTTTTAGTATGGAGCAATGACAGAGTGGTTCACTGGGTGCAGTCCATCGGTCTCAAGGAATATGCAAATAACCTGGTAGAAAGTGGAGTCCACGGAGCGCTTCTTGGCTTAGATGAAACTTTTGATCACAATGCATTAGCGCTTTTATTACAGATACCGACCCAAAATACGCag GCAAGGGCCGTTCTAGAAAGAGAATATAATAATCTTCTTGCTCTGGGTACTGAAAGAAGACTTGATGAG GATGATGATAAGAACTTCAGGAGAGCTCCCTCCTGGAGGAAGAAGTTTCGACCAAAAGACATTCGGGGGATGAGTCCTGGGTCAGCAGAAACTCTTCCTGCAAACTTTAGGGTTACCACCGCAATGTCTTCACCTTCTATGCAGCCAAAGAAAATGCAGGTGGATG GCAACATAACAGGAGCGCAAAGAATGGATTCTGCGACAGTAAGGACCTACTCATGTTAA